Proteins encoded together in one Coffea arabica cultivar ET-39 chromosome 2c, Coffea Arabica ET-39 HiFi, whole genome shotgun sequence window:
- the LOC113689146 gene encoding disease resistance protein At4g27190-like isoform X1 has product MPELIIENYMEGSNMNNMQLLKREWQQLSCKASDVEEEVNREENSGKKRRKEVDVWLNEVKKLSLEINALETSGSSWGLSVKKDPIAKLLLQVEELINQIHHFNGLVLDAYDNIKESLLPTKLFGANFNEALQGISSCLVTDDISNIGIYGMGGVGKTTLAEHIKYHLSENTDYLVLWVTVSQEFSITSLQDRIADVLGIHLSNKDEEEVRADILRGALRKMQRLIILILDDVWQEFCLDRVGICLYPRNCRLILTTRSQEVCNRMQCQRIFALKTLDTNEAWDLFKHTHGCKTLLRKDVRKIAKSLTKRCDGLPLGIITVAQSMRGVSSIYEWRTALEQLEACSVGFEEMERRVFPILQWSFNCLDECLRHCFLYCSLYQANRKIKRKELIDLFIWAELMPKRNSRSEEFNQGQMILNKLIEVCLLEETKDFEGDGCAKMHGLVRDMALWIANGNSKLRMSGDVPRFLVKSLGQRDLEVPLQQKEWTEDLHAVSFHSFISYASREIKVPPAWSPNCPKLSTLLLPHFSIKRIPDSFFLNMCGIKIVNLIGCKGITELPNSVSNLVSLTALILGHCKDLRSVPPLGKLKQLRELDLSWTKIQDLPQGLESLVSLERLNLDHCQSLIQTIIPKGTFSKLYRLRWLILPPYGTVQVNDPEVLNQLESFIGYLCFTDSYKISRWPEHYQLYINDDFSSWNESDDLDDDIGDDKQLYFHQCNFGRGLNCAVLLLPSDMKSLVLQDCVGMGIRYLSDVFINFTSLNDLSSLTIRGLDGIEFLLQFSSPAPRDQLEVSSFSPLRNLQELILGDLQNLVGFFFGESKTYLLPPGTFSSLVCLSVYKCHNMKQLFTVQLLQNLENLRVLYVHDCEGLEEIAAADNGVEQGGGEGVQWTSSEATANVILANVILPKLRALRLAQLPELKDICKASMICDSITEIKMFHCPKLKRLPLFLPIINGLPSPPSTPLKIMGDKEWWESLEWENPCTKKVLDPLFTTREWDFESGC; this is encoded by the coding sequence ATGCCAGAGTTAATAATAGAAAATTACATGGAAGGGAGCAACATGAACAACATGCAATTGCTGAAAAGGGAATGGCAACAATTGAGCTGCAAAGCATCTGACGTAGAAGAAGAAGTGAACAGAGAAGAAAATTCAGGTAAAAAGAGAAGGAAGgaagttgatgtttggttgaatgaAGTTAAAAAGTTAAGTCTTGAAATCAATGCATTGGAAACAAGTGGATCATCTTGGGGGCTTTCAGTAAAGAAGGATCCTATAGCAAAGCTGCTACTTCAGGTGGAAGAACTCATTAATCAGATACATCACTTCAATGGGCTTGTGCTCGATGCTTATGACAACATCAAGGAGTCATTGCTGCCAACCAAattatttggagcaaattttaaTGAAGCTTTGCAGGGGATTTCGTCATGCTTGGTGACTGATGATATATCAAACATTGGGATTTATGGGATGGGTGGAGTTGGTAAGACCACATTGGCAGAGCACATTAAGTACCATCTCTCAGAAAATACTGATTATCTCGTGCTTTGGGTTACAGTATCTCAAGAATTTAGTATCACTAGTTTGCAGGATAGGATTGCTGATGTCTTAGGTATTCATTTATCAAATAAGGATGAGGAAGAAGTAAGAGCAGATATATTGCGTGGGGCACTCAGGAAAATGCAAAGATTAATAATACTCATATTGGATGATGTTTGGCAAGAATTTTGTTTAGACAGGGTAGGGATTTGTCTTTATCCAAGAAATTGCAGATTGATTTTGACTACGCGCTCACAGGAAGTGTGCAACAGGATGCAATGTCAAAGAATATTTGCATTGAAAACTTTGGACACGAATGAAGCTTGGGATTTGTTCAAGCATACACATGGTTGCAAGACCTTGCTTCGTAAAGATGTGCGAAAAATTGCCAAGTCTCTCACGAAAAGGTGTGATGGTTTGCCTCTTGGTATTATCACAGTGGCTCAGAGCATGAGAGGTGTGAGCTCCATCTATGAATGGAGAACTGCATTGGAGCAATTGGAAGCATGCTCAGTAGGATTTGAAGAGATGGAACGACGTGTGTTTCCCATCCTGCAATGGAGTTTCAATTGCTTGGATGAATGTCTAAGGCATTGCTTCCTGTATTGCTCTCTTTATCAAGCAAAtaggaaaataaaaagaaaggaactaATAGACCTGTTTATTTGGGCAGAGCTGATGCCAAAGCGGAACTCAAGGTCTGAAGAATTTAATCAAGGTCAAATGATATTAAACAAACTGATAGAAGTTTGCTTGCTAGAAGAAACTAAAGATTTTGAAGGGGATGGCTGTGCGAAGATGCATGGTTTGGTCAGAGATATGGCATTATGGATTGCAAATGGAAACTCCAAACTAAGGATGAGTGGAGATGTACCAAGGTTCTTGGTGAAAAGCTTAGGACAGAGAGATTTAGAAGTACCACTGCAACAAAAAGAATGGACAGAAGATCTCCATGCTGTCtcttttcattcatttatttcGTATGCAAGTCGAGAAATAAAAGTTCCACCAGCTTGGTCACCAAATTGTCCTAAGCTCTCAACCTTgcttcttcctcatttttccaTCAAAAGAATTCcagattcattttttttgaacaTGTGTGGAATTAAAATTGTGAATCTAATTGGGTGCAAAGGTATAACAGAGTTGCCTAATTCTGTTTCAAACTTGGTGAGTCTCACTGCTTTGATTTTGGGACATTGTAAAGACCTTCGATCTGTGCCACCACTAGGAAAgcttaagcaattgagggaacTGGACCTATCCTGGACTAAGATTCAGGATTTACCTCAAGGTTTGGAATCATTGGTCAGCCTCGAAAGGCTTAACTTGGACCATTGTCAGTCTCTCATACAAACGATAATACCGAAAGGGACATTTTCCAAATTGTACCGTCTTCGATGGCTAATATTGCCTCCCTATGGTACTGTACAAGTTAATGATCCAGAAGTGTTGAACCAATTAGAAAGTTTTATAGGATATTTATGTTTTACCGACTCTTATAAAATCTCTCGGTGGCCAGAACACTATCAACTTTATATCAATGATGACTTCTCATCTTGGAATGAGTCTGATGACTTGGACGATGATATTGGGGATGACAAACAATTGTATTTTCATCAATGTAACTTTGGTAGAGGATTGAACTGTGCTGTGCTGTTGCTGCCAAGTGATATGAAAAGTCTAGTACTCCAGGATTGTGTCGGCATGGGCATTAGGTACTTGTCAGATGTTTTTATCAATTTTACAAGTTTAAATGACTTGTCTTCTTTGACAATTAGGGGTTTGGATGGAATAGAGTTCCTCTTGCAATTTTCCTCTCCTGCTCCACGTGATCAGCTGGAAGTCTCATCTTTTAGTCCACTAAGGAATTTGCAAGAGCTAATACTTGGGGATTTGCAGAATCTGGTGGGTTTCTTTTTTGGGGAATCAAAAACATATTTGCTTCCACCTGGCACCTTTTCTTCCCTTGTGTGTTTGTCCGTTTACAAATGTCACAACATGAAGCAACTATTCACAGTGCAGCTGCTGCAGAATCTTGAAAATCTAAGAGTATTGTATGTCCATGATTGTGAAGGACTAGAGGAGATAGCAGCAGCTGACAATGGTGTAGAacaaggaggaggagaaggcGTCCAATGGACTTCAAGTGAAGCCACTGCAAATGTCATCCTTGCAAATGTCATCCTTCCAAAATTACGTGCGTTGAGATTGGCTCAACTGCCAGAACTGAAGGACATTTGTAAGGCATCCATGATCTGTGATTCAATTACGGAGATCAAAATGTTTCATTGTCCAAAGCTGAAGAGACTGCCTTTGTTTCTTCCCATCATCAATGGACTACCATCTCCTCCCAGCACTCCTCTTAAAATCATGGGAGATAAAGAATGGTGGGAATCGTTAGAGTGGGAAAATCCCTGCACCAAAAAGGTCCTTGACCCACTTTTTACTACCAGAGAGTGGGATTTTGAATCCGGTTGTTGA
- the LOC113689146 gene encoding disease resistance protein At4g27190-like isoform X3: MNNMQLLKREWQQLSCKASDVEEEVNREENSGKKRRKEVDVWLNEVKKLSLEINALETSGSSWGLSVKKDPIAKLLLQVEELINQIHHFNGLVLDAYDNIKESLLPTKLFGANFNEALQGISSCLVTDDISNIGIYGMGGVGKTTLAEHIKYHLSENTDYLVLWVTVSQEFSITSLQDRIADVLGIHLSNKDEEEVRADILRGALRKMQRLIILILDDVWQEFCLDRVGICLYPRNCRLILTTRSQEVCNRMQCQRIFALKTLDTNEAWDLFKHTHGCKTLLRKDVRKIAKSLTKRCDGLPLGIITVAQSMRGVSSIYEWRTALEQLEACSVGFEEMERRVFPILQWSFNCLDECLRHCFLYCSLYQANRKIKRKELIDLFIWAELMPKRNSRSEEFNQGQMILNKLIEVCLLEETKDFEGDGCAKMHGLVRDMALWIANGNSKLRMSGDVPRFLVKSLGQRDLEVPLQQKEWTEDLHAVSFHSFISYASREIKVPPAWSPNCPKLSTLLLPHFSIKRIPDSFFLNMCGIKIVNLIGCKGITELPNSVSNLVSLTALILGHCKDLRSVPPLGKLKQLRELDLSWTKIQDLPQGLESLVSLERLNLDHCQSLIQTIIPKGTFSKLYRLRWLILPPYGTVQVNDPEVLNQLESFIGYLCFTDSYKISRWPEHYQLYINDDFSSWNESDDLDDDIGDDKQLYFHQCNFGRGLNCAVLLLPSDMKSLVLQDCVGMGIRYLSDVFINFTSLNDLSSLTIRGLDGIEFLLQFSSPAPRDQLEVSSFSPLRNLQELILGDLQNLVGFFFGESKTYLLPPGTFSSLVCLSVYKCHNMKQLFTVQLLQNLENLRVLYVHDCEGLEEIAAADNGVEQGGGEGVQWTSSEATANVILANVILPKLRALRLAQLPELKDICKASMICDSITEIKMFHCPKLKRLPLFLPIINGLPSPPSTPLKIMGDKEWWESLEWENPCTKKVLDPLFTTREWDFESGC; this comes from the coding sequence ATGAACAACATGCAATTGCTGAAAAGGGAATGGCAACAATTGAGCTGCAAAGCATCTGACGTAGAAGAAGAAGTGAACAGAGAAGAAAATTCAGGTAAAAAGAGAAGGAAGgaagttgatgtttggttgaatgaAGTTAAAAAGTTAAGTCTTGAAATCAATGCATTGGAAACAAGTGGATCATCTTGGGGGCTTTCAGTAAAGAAGGATCCTATAGCAAAGCTGCTACTTCAGGTGGAAGAACTCATTAATCAGATACATCACTTCAATGGGCTTGTGCTCGATGCTTATGACAACATCAAGGAGTCATTGCTGCCAACCAAattatttggagcaaattttaaTGAAGCTTTGCAGGGGATTTCGTCATGCTTGGTGACTGATGATATATCAAACATTGGGATTTATGGGATGGGTGGAGTTGGTAAGACCACATTGGCAGAGCACATTAAGTACCATCTCTCAGAAAATACTGATTATCTCGTGCTTTGGGTTACAGTATCTCAAGAATTTAGTATCACTAGTTTGCAGGATAGGATTGCTGATGTCTTAGGTATTCATTTATCAAATAAGGATGAGGAAGAAGTAAGAGCAGATATATTGCGTGGGGCACTCAGGAAAATGCAAAGATTAATAATACTCATATTGGATGATGTTTGGCAAGAATTTTGTTTAGACAGGGTAGGGATTTGTCTTTATCCAAGAAATTGCAGATTGATTTTGACTACGCGCTCACAGGAAGTGTGCAACAGGATGCAATGTCAAAGAATATTTGCATTGAAAACTTTGGACACGAATGAAGCTTGGGATTTGTTCAAGCATACACATGGTTGCAAGACCTTGCTTCGTAAAGATGTGCGAAAAATTGCCAAGTCTCTCACGAAAAGGTGTGATGGTTTGCCTCTTGGTATTATCACAGTGGCTCAGAGCATGAGAGGTGTGAGCTCCATCTATGAATGGAGAACTGCATTGGAGCAATTGGAAGCATGCTCAGTAGGATTTGAAGAGATGGAACGACGTGTGTTTCCCATCCTGCAATGGAGTTTCAATTGCTTGGATGAATGTCTAAGGCATTGCTTCCTGTATTGCTCTCTTTATCAAGCAAAtaggaaaataaaaagaaaggaactaATAGACCTGTTTATTTGGGCAGAGCTGATGCCAAAGCGGAACTCAAGGTCTGAAGAATTTAATCAAGGTCAAATGATATTAAACAAACTGATAGAAGTTTGCTTGCTAGAAGAAACTAAAGATTTTGAAGGGGATGGCTGTGCGAAGATGCATGGTTTGGTCAGAGATATGGCATTATGGATTGCAAATGGAAACTCCAAACTAAGGATGAGTGGAGATGTACCAAGGTTCTTGGTGAAAAGCTTAGGACAGAGAGATTTAGAAGTACCACTGCAACAAAAAGAATGGACAGAAGATCTCCATGCTGTCtcttttcattcatttatttcGTATGCAAGTCGAGAAATAAAAGTTCCACCAGCTTGGTCACCAAATTGTCCTAAGCTCTCAACCTTgcttcttcctcatttttccaTCAAAAGAATTCcagattcattttttttgaacaTGTGTGGAATTAAAATTGTGAATCTAATTGGGTGCAAAGGTATAACAGAGTTGCCTAATTCTGTTTCAAACTTGGTGAGTCTCACTGCTTTGATTTTGGGACATTGTAAAGACCTTCGATCTGTGCCACCACTAGGAAAgcttaagcaattgagggaacTGGACCTATCCTGGACTAAGATTCAGGATTTACCTCAAGGTTTGGAATCATTGGTCAGCCTCGAAAGGCTTAACTTGGACCATTGTCAGTCTCTCATACAAACGATAATACCGAAAGGGACATTTTCCAAATTGTACCGTCTTCGATGGCTAATATTGCCTCCCTATGGTACTGTACAAGTTAATGATCCAGAAGTGTTGAACCAATTAGAAAGTTTTATAGGATATTTATGTTTTACCGACTCTTATAAAATCTCTCGGTGGCCAGAACACTATCAACTTTATATCAATGATGACTTCTCATCTTGGAATGAGTCTGATGACTTGGACGATGATATTGGGGATGACAAACAATTGTATTTTCATCAATGTAACTTTGGTAGAGGATTGAACTGTGCTGTGCTGTTGCTGCCAAGTGATATGAAAAGTCTAGTACTCCAGGATTGTGTCGGCATGGGCATTAGGTACTTGTCAGATGTTTTTATCAATTTTACAAGTTTAAATGACTTGTCTTCTTTGACAATTAGGGGTTTGGATGGAATAGAGTTCCTCTTGCAATTTTCCTCTCCTGCTCCACGTGATCAGCTGGAAGTCTCATCTTTTAGTCCACTAAGGAATTTGCAAGAGCTAATACTTGGGGATTTGCAGAATCTGGTGGGTTTCTTTTTTGGGGAATCAAAAACATATTTGCTTCCACCTGGCACCTTTTCTTCCCTTGTGTGTTTGTCCGTTTACAAATGTCACAACATGAAGCAACTATTCACAGTGCAGCTGCTGCAGAATCTTGAAAATCTAAGAGTATTGTATGTCCATGATTGTGAAGGACTAGAGGAGATAGCAGCAGCTGACAATGGTGTAGAacaaggaggaggagaaggcGTCCAATGGACTTCAAGTGAAGCCACTGCAAATGTCATCCTTGCAAATGTCATCCTTCCAAAATTACGTGCGTTGAGATTGGCTCAACTGCCAGAACTGAAGGACATTTGTAAGGCATCCATGATCTGTGATTCAATTACGGAGATCAAAATGTTTCATTGTCCAAAGCTGAAGAGACTGCCTTTGTTTCTTCCCATCATCAATGGACTACCATCTCCTCCCAGCACTCCTCTTAAAATCATGGGAGATAAAGAATGGTGGGAATCGTTAGAGTGGGAAAATCCCTGCACCAAAAAGGTCCTTGACCCACTTTTTACTACCAGAGAGTGGGATTTTGAATCCGGTTGTTGA
- the LOC113689146 gene encoding disease resistance protein At4g27190-like isoform X2 — protein MEGSNMNNMQLLKREWQQLSCKASDVEEEVNREENSGKKRRKEVDVWLNEVKKLSLEINALETSGSSWGLSVKKDPIAKLLLQVEELINQIHHFNGLVLDAYDNIKESLLPTKLFGANFNEALQGISSCLVTDDISNIGIYGMGGVGKTTLAEHIKYHLSENTDYLVLWVTVSQEFSITSLQDRIADVLGIHLSNKDEEEVRADILRGALRKMQRLIILILDDVWQEFCLDRVGICLYPRNCRLILTTRSQEVCNRMQCQRIFALKTLDTNEAWDLFKHTHGCKTLLRKDVRKIAKSLTKRCDGLPLGIITVAQSMRGVSSIYEWRTALEQLEACSVGFEEMERRVFPILQWSFNCLDECLRHCFLYCSLYQANRKIKRKELIDLFIWAELMPKRNSRSEEFNQGQMILNKLIEVCLLEETKDFEGDGCAKMHGLVRDMALWIANGNSKLRMSGDVPRFLVKSLGQRDLEVPLQQKEWTEDLHAVSFHSFISYASREIKVPPAWSPNCPKLSTLLLPHFSIKRIPDSFFLNMCGIKIVNLIGCKGITELPNSVSNLVSLTALILGHCKDLRSVPPLGKLKQLRELDLSWTKIQDLPQGLESLVSLERLNLDHCQSLIQTIIPKGTFSKLYRLRWLILPPYGTVQVNDPEVLNQLESFIGYLCFTDSYKISRWPEHYQLYINDDFSSWNESDDLDDDIGDDKQLYFHQCNFGRGLNCAVLLLPSDMKSLVLQDCVGMGIRYLSDVFINFTSLNDLSSLTIRGLDGIEFLLQFSSPAPRDQLEVSSFSPLRNLQELILGDLQNLVGFFFGESKTYLLPPGTFSSLVCLSVYKCHNMKQLFTVQLLQNLENLRVLYVHDCEGLEEIAAADNGVEQGGGEGVQWTSSEATANVILANVILPKLRALRLAQLPELKDICKASMICDSITEIKMFHCPKLKRLPLFLPIINGLPSPPSTPLKIMGDKEWWESLEWENPCTKKVLDPLFTTREWDFESGC, from the coding sequence ATGGAAGGGAGCAACATGAACAACATGCAATTGCTGAAAAGGGAATGGCAACAATTGAGCTGCAAAGCATCTGACGTAGAAGAAGAAGTGAACAGAGAAGAAAATTCAGGTAAAAAGAGAAGGAAGgaagttgatgtttggttgaatgaAGTTAAAAAGTTAAGTCTTGAAATCAATGCATTGGAAACAAGTGGATCATCTTGGGGGCTTTCAGTAAAGAAGGATCCTATAGCAAAGCTGCTACTTCAGGTGGAAGAACTCATTAATCAGATACATCACTTCAATGGGCTTGTGCTCGATGCTTATGACAACATCAAGGAGTCATTGCTGCCAACCAAattatttggagcaaattttaaTGAAGCTTTGCAGGGGATTTCGTCATGCTTGGTGACTGATGATATATCAAACATTGGGATTTATGGGATGGGTGGAGTTGGTAAGACCACATTGGCAGAGCACATTAAGTACCATCTCTCAGAAAATACTGATTATCTCGTGCTTTGGGTTACAGTATCTCAAGAATTTAGTATCACTAGTTTGCAGGATAGGATTGCTGATGTCTTAGGTATTCATTTATCAAATAAGGATGAGGAAGAAGTAAGAGCAGATATATTGCGTGGGGCACTCAGGAAAATGCAAAGATTAATAATACTCATATTGGATGATGTTTGGCAAGAATTTTGTTTAGACAGGGTAGGGATTTGTCTTTATCCAAGAAATTGCAGATTGATTTTGACTACGCGCTCACAGGAAGTGTGCAACAGGATGCAATGTCAAAGAATATTTGCATTGAAAACTTTGGACACGAATGAAGCTTGGGATTTGTTCAAGCATACACATGGTTGCAAGACCTTGCTTCGTAAAGATGTGCGAAAAATTGCCAAGTCTCTCACGAAAAGGTGTGATGGTTTGCCTCTTGGTATTATCACAGTGGCTCAGAGCATGAGAGGTGTGAGCTCCATCTATGAATGGAGAACTGCATTGGAGCAATTGGAAGCATGCTCAGTAGGATTTGAAGAGATGGAACGACGTGTGTTTCCCATCCTGCAATGGAGTTTCAATTGCTTGGATGAATGTCTAAGGCATTGCTTCCTGTATTGCTCTCTTTATCAAGCAAAtaggaaaataaaaagaaaggaactaATAGACCTGTTTATTTGGGCAGAGCTGATGCCAAAGCGGAACTCAAGGTCTGAAGAATTTAATCAAGGTCAAATGATATTAAACAAACTGATAGAAGTTTGCTTGCTAGAAGAAACTAAAGATTTTGAAGGGGATGGCTGTGCGAAGATGCATGGTTTGGTCAGAGATATGGCATTATGGATTGCAAATGGAAACTCCAAACTAAGGATGAGTGGAGATGTACCAAGGTTCTTGGTGAAAAGCTTAGGACAGAGAGATTTAGAAGTACCACTGCAACAAAAAGAATGGACAGAAGATCTCCATGCTGTCtcttttcattcatttatttcGTATGCAAGTCGAGAAATAAAAGTTCCACCAGCTTGGTCACCAAATTGTCCTAAGCTCTCAACCTTgcttcttcctcatttttccaTCAAAAGAATTCcagattcattttttttgaacaTGTGTGGAATTAAAATTGTGAATCTAATTGGGTGCAAAGGTATAACAGAGTTGCCTAATTCTGTTTCAAACTTGGTGAGTCTCACTGCTTTGATTTTGGGACATTGTAAAGACCTTCGATCTGTGCCACCACTAGGAAAgcttaagcaattgagggaacTGGACCTATCCTGGACTAAGATTCAGGATTTACCTCAAGGTTTGGAATCATTGGTCAGCCTCGAAAGGCTTAACTTGGACCATTGTCAGTCTCTCATACAAACGATAATACCGAAAGGGACATTTTCCAAATTGTACCGTCTTCGATGGCTAATATTGCCTCCCTATGGTACTGTACAAGTTAATGATCCAGAAGTGTTGAACCAATTAGAAAGTTTTATAGGATATTTATGTTTTACCGACTCTTATAAAATCTCTCGGTGGCCAGAACACTATCAACTTTATATCAATGATGACTTCTCATCTTGGAATGAGTCTGATGACTTGGACGATGATATTGGGGATGACAAACAATTGTATTTTCATCAATGTAACTTTGGTAGAGGATTGAACTGTGCTGTGCTGTTGCTGCCAAGTGATATGAAAAGTCTAGTACTCCAGGATTGTGTCGGCATGGGCATTAGGTACTTGTCAGATGTTTTTATCAATTTTACAAGTTTAAATGACTTGTCTTCTTTGACAATTAGGGGTTTGGATGGAATAGAGTTCCTCTTGCAATTTTCCTCTCCTGCTCCACGTGATCAGCTGGAAGTCTCATCTTTTAGTCCACTAAGGAATTTGCAAGAGCTAATACTTGGGGATTTGCAGAATCTGGTGGGTTTCTTTTTTGGGGAATCAAAAACATATTTGCTTCCACCTGGCACCTTTTCTTCCCTTGTGTGTTTGTCCGTTTACAAATGTCACAACATGAAGCAACTATTCACAGTGCAGCTGCTGCAGAATCTTGAAAATCTAAGAGTATTGTATGTCCATGATTGTGAAGGACTAGAGGAGATAGCAGCAGCTGACAATGGTGTAGAacaaggaggaggagaaggcGTCCAATGGACTTCAAGTGAAGCCACTGCAAATGTCATCCTTGCAAATGTCATCCTTCCAAAATTACGTGCGTTGAGATTGGCTCAACTGCCAGAACTGAAGGACATTTGTAAGGCATCCATGATCTGTGATTCAATTACGGAGATCAAAATGTTTCATTGTCCAAAGCTGAAGAGACTGCCTTTGTTTCTTCCCATCATCAATGGACTACCATCTCCTCCCAGCACTCCTCTTAAAATCATGGGAGATAAAGAATGGTGGGAATCGTTAGAGTGGGAAAATCCCTGCACCAAAAAGGTCCTTGACCCACTTTTTACTACCAGAGAGTGGGATTTTGAATCCGGTTGTTGA